The genomic stretch ATGTAATTTCTGCCGAAACAAAATCTGTGAAGTCTCCACGGTTCCCCTATTACTCTTTCTTCACGAAAGTTGCGAACTCACGCTGGGTTACTCCCATGTTGTCCCGGACTCCAAATCACAATTGGTTCCCTCTTTCCTGCAAAGGAACAGCAAGAACAACACCGCGGTAGCACACTCCAAACGCAACTTGTATTTTCACCCGTACTCGACTCTCGGGAAGACCAAATACTACGTCTTTGCCCTGCGAAAAATCATTGTTTAGCCGGAGATCAACCAAGTTACAGGTTGGGCCGATAGCCCTGCAAGTTGCAGTTACAAGTTCGCAACTTGCCGTATTTTTCCCCTGTAACTAAACTTGTAACCTGAAACTTGAAAACCTGAAACTTTTTATAATTATGAATCTTACTTTATTCGTGGTTGTATTGATTACAGCCATTTTGCTGGTGGTTATCGCTATGAGCATCGCTCGGGCCATTTCTCCCCGTACCTTCAACAAACAGAAGGGAGAAGCCTACGAATGCGGTGTACCCACGCGAGGAAAATCATGGATGCAATTCAAGGCAGGATACTACCTGTTCGCCATCTTGTTTTTGATGTTCGACGTGGAAACCGTGTTTCTCTATCCTTGGGCGGTCACCGTTCAGGATGCCGGAATTAACGGTTTACTGAATGTATTATTTTTCATGCTGATCCTTATTCTGGGATTGGCTTACGCGTGGAAGAAAGGAGCGTTAGAATGGAAGTAAAAATTAAATCCATGAAATATGAAGAGTTCAACGATAACGAATATCTTGAACAACTTCGGGCGTCCGGCACCAATGTTATCGTGGGATGCCTTGACGATGTTATCAACTGGGGACGCTCGAATTCCCTCTGGCCGCTTACCTTCGCGACAAGCTGTTGTGGTATTGAATTCATGGCAGTGGGAGCGGCACGTTACGATTTCTCCCGATTCGGGTTCGAGGTAACGCGAGCCAGTCCGCGCCAAGCCGACTTTATCATGGTGGCGGGGACCATCGTACACAAAATGGCCCCCGTGCTGAAACGTCTCTACGACCAGATGGCCGAACCCAAATACGTGATTGCCGTGGGGGGATGTGCCATTTCCGGTGGACCGTTCAAAAACTCTTACCACGTGGTGAAGGGGGTTGACTCCATCATTCCCGTTGACGTTTACATTCCCGGATGTCCTCCGCGACCGGAAGCCCTCCTGTATGGAATGATCCAACTGCAACGCAAGGTAAAAGTGGAACGTTTCCTCGGTGGCAAAAACCACAAGGAAAAAGAGAACAAAGAATAATGTAGAATTTAGAGTGAACTAATTTATGATTTATGAATTACGATTTACGATTAAAAACTATTGAACCTCGTGGGTGGAAATCATAAATCTAAAATTTAAAATCTAAAATCAATCAATCAGTACATGTTAGTAGATAAAATAAAAAACATTGTCCCAGAGGCAGAAATCGACGAAAGCGGTATCCTTACCGTGACGGTAGAGCCCGCCAAGTACAGGGAACTGGCTCTCCGGCTAAAGGGAGACCGGGATCTGTCTTTCGACTTCATGATCTGCATGACGGGAATGGACTGGGGGGACTCGTTAGGCGTGATCAGCCTGTTACAATCCACGGCTCACGAACATAAATTATTTTTAAAGACGTTCACGACCAACCGGGAAAACCCGGAACTGCCCACCGTTTCAGACATCTGGGCCACGGCCAACTTGAACGAACGTGAAGTGTACGACTTTCTCGGCATACGGTTTATCAACCACCCTGATATGCGACGTCTGTTCCTGCGGAACGACTGGGTCGGGTACCCGTTACGTAAAGACTACAATGCAGACCCCGAAATAAACCCGGTACGGCTGGAAAGTGAAGAAACGTTGGATGCAACCCCCACGTTCGAGGCTGATTCCCATGACGGGGAAGTCAGCGAGAAAGAGAACATCTTGTTTGAAGAAGACGAGTACGTGGTGAACATCGGGCCACAACACCCCGCCACCCACGGTGTACTCCGTTTCCGGGTATCACTGGAAGGAGAGATCGTGAAAAAGGTGGATGTAAACTGCGGGTATATCCACCGGGGCATCGAGAAATTGTGTGAAAGCCTCACCTACCCGCAAACGCTGGCCTTGACAGACCGTCTGGATTACCTTGCCGCGCACCAGAACC from Butyricimonas virosa encodes the following:
- a CDS encoding NADH-quinone oxidoreductase subunit B; amino-acid sequence: MEVKIKSMKYEEFNDNEYLEQLRASGTNVIVGCLDDVINWGRSNSLWPLTFATSCCGIEFMAVGAARYDFSRFGFEVTRASPRQADFIMVAGTIVHKMAPVLKRLYDQMAEPKYVIAVGGCAISGGPFKNSYHVVKGVDSIIPVDVYIPGCPPRPEALLYGMIQLQRKVKVERFLGGKNHKEKENKE
- a CDS encoding NADH-quinone oxidoreductase subunit A; the protein is MNLTLFVVVLITAILLVVIAMSIARAISPRTFNKQKGEAYECGVPTRGKSWMQFKAGYYLFAILFLMFDVETVFLYPWAVTVQDAGINGLLNVLFFMLILILGLAYAWKKGALEWK